A window from Salinigranum halophilum encodes these proteins:
- a CDS encoding DNA primase large subunit PriL, giving the protein MSREVRHARYPFFSAAREAVRAADLSLFGLVDRDAPAVERARERVERALTAGTTAPEEPDRWDPTDDLLSYPIARILVSLLDDGTAVKKYAAAEAATAAERFETDFASDDDGLRSVERVGVTREEVLEEFGIDAEPELESERRRASRGRGWYRVALETYLTYSDPDWGDDWRLVNREVAAGRVRIEQAELDRLVEEAVRRRVAEGLPFDVRERNPDLADALEPTLASVRQLLTAGHAPTSGVGVVEPSLFPPCVKALLERSRGGERLSPESRFALTAFLVAIGLDGETIASVAGVDEEAATTQVEFLRDREGVQYPSPSCATMQAYGDCVNRDDRCERITHPLSYYKTAIEANDAGAAGPVETAEASDER; this is encoded by the coding sequence ATGTCACGGGAGGTGCGCCACGCCCGATACCCGTTCTTCAGCGCGGCGAGAGAGGCCGTGCGAGCGGCCGACCTGTCGCTCTTCGGGCTCGTCGACCGCGATGCGCCGGCCGTCGAGCGGGCGCGCGAGCGCGTCGAGCGGGCGCTCACCGCCGGAACAACCGCACCCGAGGAGCCCGACCGGTGGGACCCCACCGACGACTTGCTCTCGTACCCCATCGCACGTATCCTCGTCTCGCTCCTGGACGACGGCACGGCCGTGAAGAAGTACGCGGCCGCGGAGGCGGCGACGGCGGCCGAACGGTTCGAGACGGACTTCGCGTCCGACGACGACGGCCTTCGGAGCGTCGAACGCGTGGGCGTCACTCGCGAGGAAGTACTCGAGGAGTTCGGAATCGACGCCGAGCCCGAGCTCGAATCCGAGCGGCGGCGCGCGAGTCGCGGACGCGGCTGGTACCGGGTCGCTTTGGAGACGTATCTCACTTACTCGGACCCCGACTGGGGTGACGACTGGCGGCTCGTCAACCGCGAGGTCGCCGCCGGAAGGGTCCGAATCGAGCAGGCCGAACTCGACCGGCTCGTCGAGGAGGCCGTCCGGCGACGAGTCGCCGAGGGCCTCCCGTTCGACGTGCGCGAGCGCAACCCCGACCTGGCTGACGCGCTCGAACCCACGCTGGCGTCGGTTCGGCAGTTACTCACGGCGGGACACGCGCCGACGTCGGGGGTCGGCGTCGTCGAGCCCTCGCTGTTCCCCCCCTGCGTCAAGGCACTCCTCGAACGGAGTCGCGGTGGCGAACGGCTCTCGCCGGAGTCACGCTTCGCGCTCACGGCGTTCCTCGTCGCCATCGGCCTCGACGGCGAGACCATCGCGTCCGTCGCGGGGGTCGACGAGGAAGCGGCGACGACGCAGGTCGAGTTCCTCCGGGACAGAGAGGGGGTGCAGTACCCCTCGCCCTCGTGTGCGACGATGCAGGCGTACGGCGACTGCGTGAACCGCGACGACCGCTGTGAGCGCATCACCCATCCCCTGTCGTACTACAAGACCGCCATCGAGGCGAACGACGCCGGCGCTGCCGGCCCGGTAGAAACCGCCGAGGCGAGCGACGAACGCTGA
- a CDS encoding DMT family transporter, translating into MDLSAPPTVLLLAFLPAIMWGFTPVIEKRALSGGGTPLQAAVTVVVVDSTVYLVALALFQPDPFGDLTLGTLAIFAAAGAVGTALGRLAIFAGNARVGASISSAVVSARPLFATTLAVGFLGEPLTLPTGVGIVVLVVGLGVLSVAKGGDLGGWSRRDLLVPLAAAGFFAVGNVARRWGLSAAEATPLEAVAVNELAAFVTLGAYVAVAGRDRVLGRPRKSYLVFAASGLITAVALLSMFTALSHPAGRIAVVDPLVATAPLFTVVFSWWLLGDLERVTRGVVVGALLVVAGAALVTGGPALVAGLSITP; encoded by the coding sequence ATGGACCTCTCGGCTCCGCCCACCGTTCTCCTCCTCGCGTTCTTGCCGGCCATCATGTGGGGGTTCACCCCCGTCATCGAGAAACGGGCGCTCTCCGGCGGCGGGACGCCGCTCCAGGCGGCGGTCACCGTCGTCGTCGTCGACTCGACCGTCTATCTGGTCGCCCTCGCGCTGTTTCAGCCGGACCCCTTCGGTGACCTCACGCTCGGGACGCTCGCCATCTTCGCCGCCGCGGGGGCCGTCGGGACCGCCCTGGGCCGACTGGCCATCTTCGCCGGGAACGCGCGGGTCGGCGCGAGCATCTCGAGTGCGGTCGTCAGCGCCCGTCCGCTGTTCGCGACGACGCTCGCCGTCGGCTTCCTCGGCGAACCGCTCACGCTCCCGACGGGTGTGGGTATCGTCGTCCTCGTGGTCGGTCTCGGCGTCCTCTCGGTCGCGAAGGGCGGTGACCTCGGCGGGTGGTCGCGCCGTGACCTCCTCGTCCCGCTCGCCGCCGCCGGGTTCTTCGCCGTTGGCAACGTCGCGCGGCGCTGGGGCCTGTCGGCCGCGGAAGCGACGCCGCTCGAAGCGGTCGCGGTCAACGAACTCGCCGCGTTCGTCACGCTCGGCGCGTACGTCGCCGTCGCCGGCCGTGACCGAGTGCTCGGCCGCCCGCGGAAGTCGTATCTGGTGTTCGCCGCGAGCGGTCTCATCACCGCCGTCGCCCTCCTCTCGATGTTCACGGCGCTCTCACACCCGGCAGGCAGAATCGCCGTCGTCGACCCACTCGTCGCGACGGCACCGCTTTTCACCGTGGTGTTCTCCTGGTGGCTTCTCGGCGACCTCGAACGGGTCACGCGCGGGGTCGTCGTCGGCGCACTCCTCGTCGTCGCCGGTGCGGCGCTCGTGACCGGCGGTCCCGCGCTCGTCGCCGGACTGTCGATTACTCCGTGA
- a CDS encoding DUF7474 family protein gives MPRFTYPCPACRSTNSLHGTDCRFEGTPWAEVERAYIDVLSRLSASPLREDALRDEVEWSALHEAALRQLKHEDRLTERNGVLRLRTAEEYREEVSEPTVEPLRTIYQQGSVPGCHDNAVFAMIAWYEMVGLSWAETKENVVAWLEESGTWGRGGFEETSPGELVEKKRHVYEAGYGWKEKAESAKRVIDRHLG, from the coding sequence GTGCCGCGCTTCACCTACCCCTGTCCGGCCTGTCGGAGCACGAACAGCCTCCACGGCACCGACTGCCGGTTCGAAGGGACGCCGTGGGCCGAGGTGGAGCGCGCCTACATCGACGTCCTCTCTCGGCTCTCCGCGTCGCCGCTCCGCGAGGACGCCCTCCGAGACGAGGTCGAGTGGTCGGCGCTCCACGAGGCGGCACTCCGCCAGCTGAAACACGAGGACCGCCTCACCGAACGGAACGGCGTTCTCCGGCTCCGAACGGCCGAGGAGTATCGCGAAGAGGTCTCCGAGCCGACAGTCGAACCGCTCCGAACGATCTACCAACAGGGGTCGGTCCCCGGCTGTCACGACAACGCCGTCTTCGCGATGATCGCCTGGTACGAGATGGTCGGCCTCTCGTGGGCCGAGACGAAAGAGAACGTCGTCGCCTGGCTCGAAGAGAGCGGGACGTGGGGCCGCGGCGGCTTCGAGGAGACCTCGCCGGGTGAACTCGTCGAGAAGAAACGCCACGTCTACGAGGCCGGCTACGGCTGGAAGGAGAAGGCCGAGTCGGCAAAGCGCGTCATCGACCGTCACCTGGGGTAG
- a CDS encoding MFS transporter, with amino-acid sequence MAVPEASTASLTTPRRALATVIFVVFLDLVGFGVVIPILPFYVRSFGVSDVFIGLLAASYSLMQFVFAPLLGRISDTHGRRPVLMLSLVGSTVAWTVFGLAGEVLAAAGLVAGVATLFASRMLAGAMGGNIATAQAYVADVTPLERRAASLGLIGASFSLGFIFGPALGGLLASDAVVALARDLLPAFVPTTRFSLPSFGAAGLSLLALGSAALFLPEPERTRGPAQRVTLVGGFVEALSNLRLRGLVVSFFLLSLAFSGVQVMFIPFAADVYGYDATQTAFFLTYIGFLGAVNQGVLVGRLSARFPGDRLAVVGALFLLVSLVLLPFSPDVGRLLPPLGGPPWFTRELFVLLVDGALLSFGNSLLNVSLATLVSTRASADRQGNAFGVTQGAGSLGRTVGPPAMAALYVVGFPLPFLVGAVILVPIVYILARSPHVTLGHTAG; translated from the coding sequence ATGGCTGTCCCCGAGGCGTCAACGGCTTCGCTCACCACGCCCCGTCGCGCACTCGCCACCGTCATCTTCGTCGTCTTCTTGGACCTCGTCGGCTTCGGCGTCGTCATCCCCATTCTCCCCTTCTACGTCCGCAGCTTCGGCGTCAGCGACGTCTTCATCGGCCTCCTCGCGGCGTCGTACTCGCTCATGCAGTTCGTCTTCGCGCCCCTCCTGGGCCGCATCTCCGACACTCACGGCCGGCGACCGGTGCTCATGCTCTCGCTCGTCGGGAGCACCGTCGCCTGGACGGTGTTCGGTCTCGCGGGCGAAGTGCTCGCCGCCGCGGGTCTCGTCGCCGGCGTCGCGACACTGTTCGCGTCACGGATGCTCGCCGGCGCGATGGGCGGTAACATCGCGACGGCACAGGCGTACGTCGCGGACGTGACGCCGCTCGAACGTCGCGCCGCCTCGCTCGGACTCATCGGTGCCTCGTTCAGCCTCGGCTTCATCTTCGGCCCCGCGCTGGGTGGGCTCCTCGCCAGCGACGCCGTCGTCGCGCTCGCCCGTGACCTCCTTCCCGCGTTCGTCCCGACCACCCGCTTCTCGCTCCCGTCGTTCGGCGCTGCCGGACTCAGCCTCCTCGCGCTCGGGTCGGCGGCGCTGTTCCTCCCCGAACCCGAACGCACCCGTGGGCCGGCCCAGCGTGTGACGCTCGTCGGAGGGTTCGTCGAGGCGCTCTCGAACCTCCGCCTCCGAGGGCTCGTCGTCTCCTTCTTCCTCCTCTCGCTCGCCTTCTCGGGCGTCCAGGTGATGTTCATCCCCTTCGCGGCCGACGTCTACGGCTACGACGCCACCCAGACGGCCTTCTTTCTCACCTACATCGGCTTTCTGGGTGCGGTCAACCAGGGCGTCCTCGTCGGTCGGCTCTCGGCGCGATTCCCGGGCGACCGGCTCGCCGTCGTCGGCGCGCTCTTCCTCCTCGTCTCGCTCGTCTTGCTTCCCTTCTCGCCGGACGTCGGTCGACTCCTCCCACCCCTCGGCGGCCCTCCGTGGTTCACCCGCGAACTGTTCGTCCTGCTCGTCGACGGCGCGCTCCTCTCGTTCGGGAACAGCCTCCTGAACGTCTCGCTCGCCACGCTGGTCTCGACCCGCGCGAGCGCCGACCGCCAGGGCAACGCGTTCGGTGTCACCCAGGGGGCCGGGAGCCTCGGACGCACTGTCGGCCCGCCGGCGATGGCCGCGCTCTACGTCGTCGGCTTCCCGCTGCCGTTCCTCGTCGGCGCGGTCATCCTCGTTCCCATCGTGTACATCCTGGCACGGTCGCCGCACGTGACGCTCGGCCACACCGCTGGCTGA
- a CDS encoding sensor histidine kinase, giving the protein MLPGVSPLVVGSLLAGGTSLSLALYARSEQAEPGSTAFALLMLGATVWSFSYAVALGVFEPSLRVLMEVPIEVGKALVAPAWLAFALGYTGRAEYLTRRTVAALAAFPIATLLVVALPELRPLIWTNYHLTPTLGAATVSYDPALWHYAHAAYGYVLVGAGMALLVDTLASHGALYRDQTLALVVGSLFPTVAHVKRTFQFGPVVAVDFTPMALAITGLTFGYALFRFDLFDLVPATSYRGRRTAIDDLGVGVVIVTNDDRIVELNREARRLFGVTDAAGDPLSTLVPAHAFDGGTFDVVVEGHRRTLEVVPSRIDHPHGTAAGRTIALHDITDREARRQRLEVLNRVLRHNLRNEMTVVMGYADLLAESLSGDDAAYARKIESRSTALAELGQKAHDFESVLESAPDATPSSVDLDTVVTDVTADFADDADVELDVPPDLTVETNERVLRMVLVTVVENAVEHNDSTDPWVAVTARTARLDGGDTDGGDAVVIKIADDGPGIPEYELGVVTAGEETPLEHGSGLGLWILQWGSRWLGADVDFETGDRGTTVRLRL; this is encoded by the coding sequence ATGCTCCCGGGCGTCTCACCGCTGGTCGTCGGGTCCTTGCTGGCCGGTGGTACCTCGCTCTCGCTCGCGCTGTACGCCCGGTCCGAGCAGGCCGAGCCGGGGTCGACCGCCTTCGCCCTCCTGATGCTCGGGGCGACGGTGTGGTCGTTCTCGTACGCGGTCGCCCTCGGCGTCTTCGAACCGTCCCTGCGCGTCCTGATGGAGGTCCCCATCGAGGTCGGAAAGGCACTCGTCGCACCCGCCTGGCTGGCGTTCGCGCTCGGCTACACCGGCCGCGCGGAGTACCTCACTCGACGCACCGTCGCCGCGCTCGCGGCCTTTCCGATCGCGACCTTACTCGTCGTCGCCCTGCCCGAACTCAGACCGCTCATCTGGACGAACTACCACCTCACCCCGACGCTCGGCGCGGCGACGGTGTCGTACGACCCGGCGCTCTGGCACTACGCCCACGCCGCGTACGGGTACGTCCTCGTCGGCGCGGGGATGGCGCTCCTCGTCGACACGCTGGCCTCACACGGCGCGCTGTACCGCGACCAGACACTCGCGCTCGTCGTCGGGTCGCTCTTCCCGACCGTCGCCCACGTCAAGCGCACCTTCCAGTTCGGCCCGGTGGTCGCCGTCGACTTCACACCGATGGCACTCGCGATAACGGGGCTCACCTTCGGTTACGCGCTCTTCCGGTTCGACCTGTTCGACCTCGTTCCGGCGACCAGCTATCGGGGGCGTCGGACCGCCATCGACGACCTCGGCGTCGGCGTCGTCATCGTCACGAACGACGACCGAATCGTCGAACTCAACCGGGAGGCCCGACGGCTGTTCGGTGTCACCGACGCCGCGGGCGACCCGCTCTCGACACTCGTCCCCGCCCACGCGTTCGACGGCGGGACGTTCGACGTCGTCGTCGAGGGTCATCGCCGCACGCTCGAAGTCGTCCCGTCCCGAATCGACCATCCGCACGGGACCGCCGCCGGTCGGACCATCGCCCTACACGACATCACCGACCGCGAGGCCCGCCGTCAGCGACTCGAGGTGCTCAACCGCGTCCTCAGACACAACCTCCGGAACGAGATGACGGTCGTCATGGGCTACGCCGACCTCCTCGCGGAGTCGCTCTCGGGTGACGACGCGGCGTACGCGAGAAAGATTGAGTCGCGCTCGACGGCCCTCGCCGAACTGGGCCAGAAGGCCCACGACTTCGAGTCGGTGCTCGAATCAGCGCCCGACGCCACTCCATCGTCCGTCGACCTCGACACGGTCGTCACGGACGTCACGGCCGACTTTGCCGACGACGCCGACGTCGAACTGGACGTCCCGCCCGACCTGACTGTCGAGACCAACGAGCGCGTGCTCCGGATGGTGCTCGTGACCGTCGTCGAGAACGCCGTCGAACACAACGACAGCACCGACCCCTGGGTCGCGGTGACGGCCCGCACAGCTCGTCTCGACGGTGGCGACACCGACGGCGGCGATGCCGTCGTCATCAAAATTGCGGACGACGGTCCCGGCATCCCCGAGTACGAACTCGGTGTCGTCACAGCGGGCGAGGAGACGCCGCTCGAACACGGGAGCGGACTCGGCCTGTGGATTCTCCAGTGGGGGAGTCGGTGGCTGGGTGCCGACGTCGACTTCGAGACCGGCGACCGGGGGACGACGGTCCGCCTCCGGCTCTGA
- a CDS encoding DNA polymerase sliding clamp: MFNAIVSAATLRDALDSVSVLVEECKIRLNEDDLSITAVDPANVGMVDLTLEAAAFESYEADGGVIGVNLNRLEEIAKMANADDLVHLELNEETRKLHIQIDTADSKLSYTLALIDPDSIRKEPDIPDLDLPAGIVLEGAQLDRGIKAADMVSDHISLRVDEEEETFHIEAEGDTDDVDLTLTKADLISLSAGPASSLFSLDYLKDMNKAIPKDAEVTVELGEEFPVKLHYAIAEGQGQVTYMLAPRIQSN, translated from the coding sequence ATGTTCAACGCCATCGTGAGCGCCGCGACGCTCCGCGACGCGCTCGACTCAGTGAGCGTCCTCGTCGAGGAGTGCAAGATTCGGTTGAACGAAGACGACCTCTCGATTACCGCCGTCGACCCCGCGAACGTCGGGATGGTCGACCTCACGCTGGAGGCGGCCGCGTTCGAGTCCTACGAGGCCGACGGCGGCGTCATCGGCGTCAACCTCAACCGCCTCGAAGAGATCGCGAAGATGGCGAACGCCGACGACCTCGTGCACCTCGAACTCAACGAGGAGACCCGCAAACTCCACATCCAGATCGACACCGCCGACTCGAAGCTGTCGTACACGCTGGCGCTCATCGACCCCGACTCCATCAGGAAAGAGCCCGACATCCCCGACCTCGACCTCCCCGCCGGTATCGTCCTGGAGGGCGCGCAGTTGGACCGCGGTATCAAGGCCGCCGACATGGTCTCGGACCACATCTCCCTGCGCGTCGACGAGGAAGAAGAGACCTTCCACATCGAGGCCGAGGGCGACACCGACGACGTCGACCTCACGCTCACGAAAGCCGACCTCATCTCGCTCTCCGCCGGCCCGGCCAGTTCGCTGTTCTCGCTCGACTACCTCAAGGACATGAACAAAGCCATCCCCAAGGACGCCGAGGTGACCGTCGAACTCGGCGAGGAGTTCCCGGTCAAACTCCACTACGCCATCGCGGAGGGGCAGGGGCAGGTCACGTACATGCTCGCGCCGCGCATCCAGAGCAACTGA
- a CDS encoding 23S rRNA (uridine(2552)-2'-O)-methyltransferase, translated as MPRKDEYYNRAKQEGYRARSAYKLKQLDRDAGLFGPGNTVVDLGAAPGGWLQVAAEAVGPQGRVVGVDLQRIKPLDDHDNVETVRGDMTDEETRARITELVGEEGADVVISDMAPNMTGEYSLDHARSVHLARQAFETALAVLATGGDLAVKVFDGPDVADLRSEMDAEFQYVRSIRPAASRDASSEQYLVGKHRITAPVREGDELAVDIEDVGSEGDGIAKVDGFTLFVPGTETGETLRVRVTDVKPRFAFAERLD; from the coding sequence ATGCCACGTAAAGACGAGTACTACAACCGGGCCAAGCAGGAGGGCTACCGCGCTCGCTCGGCGTACAAGCTCAAACAGCTCGACCGCGACGCCGGCCTGTTCGGTCCCGGCAACACGGTCGTCGACCTCGGTGCCGCTCCGGGCGGGTGGCTCCAGGTGGCCGCCGAGGCGGTCGGCCCGCAGGGACGCGTGGTCGGCGTCGACCTCCAGCGCATCAAGCCGCTGGACGACCACGACAACGTCGAGACCGTCCGCGGCGACATGACCGACGAGGAGACCCGTGCTCGTATCACGGAACTCGTCGGCGAGGAGGGTGCGGACGTCGTCATCTCGGACATGGCACCGAACATGACCGGCGAGTACTCACTGGACCACGCCCGCTCCGTCCACCTCGCGCGACAGGCGTTCGAGACCGCGTTGGCAGTGCTCGCGACCGGCGGCGACCTCGCCGTGAAGGTGTTCGACGGCCCCGACGTCGCCGACCTCCGAAGCGAGATGGACGCGGAGTTCCAGTACGTCCGGTCGATTCGCCCCGCCGCCTCTCGCGACGCCTCCTCGGAGCAGTATCTCGTCGGCAAGCATCGCATCACGGCACCGGTCCGCGAGGGGGACGAACTCGCGGTCGACATCGAGGACGTCGGCAGTGAGGGCGACGGTATCGCCAAGGTGGACGGCTTCACGCTGTTCGTGCCCGGCACCGAGACGGGCGAGACGCTCCGCGTGCGGGTGACGGACGTGAAACCGCGGTTCGCCTTCGCGGAACGGCTGGACTAA
- a CDS encoding queuosine precursor transporter, producing the protein MSRRRTARTALVALFVTALVTAQLTASKVLAVPLPVSVGPVGSTVFLPGAALAYALTFFASDCYAELYGKRDAQVLVNVGFVMNFVLLALVWSTILAPAAPTSVDPGQFATVLGASTNIVAGSLLAYVVSQNWDVLVFHALRDRTEGSYLWLRNIGSTATSQAIDTVLFVSIAFFAAPTLLGTGQALPVSVLVALVVGQYLLKLLIALVDTPFVYAVVRFVSDGTDEEPANPWTVE; encoded by the coding sequence ATGAGTAGGCGGCGGACGGCCCGGACGGCGCTCGTCGCGCTGTTCGTCACGGCGCTCGTCACCGCTCAGCTCACGGCTTCGAAGGTGCTCGCGGTCCCGCTGCCCGTCTCCGTCGGTCCCGTCGGGTCGACGGTGTTCCTCCCCGGGGCCGCACTCGCGTACGCGCTCACCTTCTTCGCCTCCGACTGCTACGCGGAACTGTACGGGAAGCGCGACGCGCAGGTGCTCGTCAACGTCGGCTTCGTGATGAACTTCGTGCTCCTCGCGCTGGTGTGGAGCACCATCCTCGCGCCCGCCGCGCCGACGAGCGTCGACCCCGGACAGTTCGCCACCGTCCTCGGCGCGAGCACCAACATCGTCGCCGGGAGCTTGCTCGCGTACGTCGTGAGCCAGAACTGGGACGTCCTCGTGTTCCACGCGCTCAGAGACCGCACGGAGGGGAGCTACCTGTGGCTGCGGAACATCGGGTCGACGGCGACCTCGCAGGCCATCGACACCGTGCTGTTCGTCTCCATCGCCTTCTTCGCCGCCCCGACCCTGCTCGGAACGGGCCAGGCGCTCCCGGTCTCGGTGCTGGTCGCGCTCGTCGTCGGTCAGTACCTCCTGAAGCTACTCATCGCGCTCGTCGACACGCCGTTCGTCTACGCAGTCGTGCGGTTCGTGAGCGACGGGACGGACGAAGAGCCGGCCAACCCGTGGACGGTGGAGTGA
- a CDS encoding ribbon-helix-helix domain-containing protein, protein MAKISVEVPDELLADLDEHVGDDKKFVNRSDAIRASIRKTLDLLDEIDERHGRIDDE, encoded by the coding sequence ATGGCCAAGATAAGCGTCGAAGTGCCCGACGAGTTGCTCGCGGACCTCGACGAACACGTCGGCGACGACAAGAAGTTCGTCAACCGCTCCGACGCCATCCGGGCGTCGATTCGGAAGACGCTGGACCTCCTCGACGAGATCGACGAACGACACGGACGAATCGACGATGAGTAG
- the tatC gene encoding twin-arginine translocase subunit TatC, giving the protein MSSALDEDTRQTIAQGRETAGAMLRAAQKDLQKVFIVFLVGFLGTFYALRLYIWDFFKGVTEAKMNSLTAESVEIIAQTPFDVILLQAKIGLVVGVLFGIPPFIYFSRDALRDRNLWPSSPVPAWKLVTILAAMVVLFVLGVAYGYLVFFPFTFAFLANNAIAAGFAPTYSIVKWAQFIFLLTVSFGLATQLPLVMTGLSYTEIVPYETFRDKWRHAVAGIFLAGALFTPPDPFTQVLWATPVIVLYGFSLYLAKVVVTARRGSDRLDLRRTLTTRWNLLAGVAVLGGVAAYGFFTYGGITAANDLLVAAGSDYRAVAPETTLLYASVVAAGLVALVLAAMYFVYTDITALAGSATPGRVGDPADIDLSELDAMGVRAAPPEAFAEMEESEALRLSSQAMEAGDKDKARAILDRFDDAEAEQDAGEDAAEPESDPVEDVTDRTSRATGTFLSELTEGEKDEDDVGGYYDEIAFVFDSITSRSFRIAAVFGITLAAVFGWLYTGGIGEVFDQFLSQLPAAVQPDQSITVVALHPMEALIFQVKFSTLIAALVTLPVIAYYAWPALRERNIVRRRRRVIFGWAGALTAGLLGGFALGYGYVAPTIISFLVADAVQSNMIIAYRITNFFWLIFFTTAGIGLLADIPVLMVLLNTAGISYRMMRERWREVTVGILTFAALFTPADIITMFLVTVPLMAAYGAGLGILYVITLGGRRNLAKPRTAEV; this is encoded by the coding sequence ATGTCTAGCGCGCTCGACGAGGACACTCGCCAGACCATCGCACAGGGACGGGAGACGGCGGGTGCGATGCTGCGAGCGGCGCAGAAGGACCTCCAGAAGGTGTTCATCGTCTTCCTCGTCGGCTTCCTCGGGACGTTCTACGCGCTCCGGCTGTACATCTGGGACTTCTTCAAGGGAGTCACCGAGGCGAAGATGAACTCGCTGACGGCCGAGAGCGTCGAGATCATCGCCCAGACACCGTTCGACGTCATCCTCCTCCAGGCGAAAATCGGGCTGGTCGTCGGCGTCCTCTTCGGCATCCCGCCGTTCATCTACTTCTCGCGAGACGCCCTCCGCGACCGCAACCTCTGGCCCTCGTCTCCGGTGCCCGCCTGGAAACTCGTCACCATCCTCGCGGCGATGGTCGTGCTGTTCGTCCTCGGCGTTGCCTACGGCTACCTGGTGTTCTTCCCCTTTACCTTCGCGTTCCTCGCGAACAACGCCATCGCCGCGGGGTTCGCACCGACGTACTCCATCGTCAAGTGGGCGCAGTTCATCTTCCTCCTGACCGTCTCGTTCGGCCTCGCCACGCAGCTTCCACTGGTGATGACAGGCCTGTCGTACACCGAAATCGTCCCCTACGAGACGTTCAGGGACAAGTGGCGCCACGCCGTCGCCGGTATCTTCCTCGCCGGCGCGCTATTCACCCCGCCGGACCCCTTCACGCAGGTGCTCTGGGCGACGCCCGTCATCGTGCTGTACGGCTTCTCGCTGTACCTCGCGAAGGTCGTCGTGACCGCCCGCCGCGGCTCGGACCGCCTCGACCTCAGACGGACGCTCACGACCCGGTGGAACCTGCTCGCGGGCGTCGCCGTCCTCGGCGGGGTCGCCGCCTACGGCTTCTTCACTTACGGAGGCATCACCGCGGCGAACGACCTGCTCGTCGCCGCCGGCTCCGACTACCGAGCCGTGGCCCCCGAGACGACGCTGCTGTACGCGTCCGTCGTCGCCGCCGGCCTCGTCGCGCTCGTGCTCGCCGCGATGTACTTCGTCTACACCGACATCACCGCCCTCGCCGGGAGCGCTACCCCCGGACGCGTCGGCGACCCGGCGGACATCGACCTCTCGGAACTCGACGCGATGGGCGTCCGTGCCGCGCCGCCGGAGGCGTTCGCCGAGATGGAAGAGTCCGAGGCGCTCAGACTGTCGAGCCAGGCGATGGAAGCGGGCGACAAGGACAAGGCGCGCGCCATCCTCGACCGCTTCGACGACGCCGAAGCGGAGCAAGACGCCGGTGAGGACGCGGCGGAACCGGAGTCGGACCCCGTCGAAGACGTGACCGACCGCACCTCGCGTGCGACGGGGACGTTCCTCTCGGAACTCACCGAGGGGGAGAAAGACGAGGACGACGTCGGCGGCTACTACGACGAGATCGCGTTCGTCTTCGACTCCATCACCTCCCGGTCGTTCCGCATCGCCGCCGTCTTCGGCATCACCCTCGCGGCGGTGTTCGGCTGGCTCTACACGGGCGGCATCGGTGAGGTCTTCGACCAGTTCCTGTCGCAACTGCCGGCAGCGGTGCAGCCGGACCAGAGCATCACCGTCGTCGCCCTCCACCCGATGGAGGCGCTCATCTTCCAGGTGAAGTTCTCGACGCTCATCGCCGCCCTCGTGACACTCCCGGTCATCGCGTACTACGCGTGGCCCGCCCTGCGCGAGCGGAACATCGTCCGCCGACGCCGGCGCGTCATCTTCGGCTGGGCCGGCGCGCTCACCGCCGGGCTCCTGGGTGGGTTCGCACTCGGCTACGGCTACGTCGCGCCGACCATCATCTCGTTCCTCGTCGCCGACGCCGTCCAGTCGAACATGATCATCGCCTACCGCATCACCAACTTCTTCTGGCTCATCTTCTTCACCACCGCCGGCATCGGCCTGCTGGCGGACATCCCCGTGTTGATGGTGCTTCTGAACACCGCCGGCATCAGCTACCGGATGATGCGAGAGCGGTGGCGCGAAGTGACAGTGGGCATCCTCACCTTCGCGGCGCTGTTTACCCCCGCAGACATCATCACGATGTTCCTCGTCACGGTCCCTCTGATGGCGGCGTACGGCGCGGGGCTGGGAATCCTCTACGTCATCACCCTCGGTGGGCGGCGGAACCTGGCGAAGCCGCGGACAGCAGAGGTCTAG